The following nucleotide sequence is from Deinococcus terrestris.
TGTAGTCCGAGAGGAGGATGGCCCCGAAGCCGTCCTGCACGCCCCGCGTCCTGATCCCAGTGCTGATCTGGCTCGGAACCGGGCATATGGGATCGAACGTAGTGTGCCGGCTCACGCAGCTTTCCGGAGTTTAGGCGCTCACGCTCAATCAAGCCCGTGTAATACGCGTAAAGCCCACCAATCGTTGGGAGGCCTGCCAGCCTGTCCTCCGGCACCGCCCCCCCGTGGAGAGGACCGTCGCGGAGACCACCTGGCCGCTCCGAACTTCAACCCGGGTCGGTGGCGAGTAGCCTATACTGGACAGACCAGGGTCAGGACTGGACCAGGGACGTCACCCACATCATGGCCCGCGTGCTGCACGACATCCGGCAGGACCAGCAGATGGGCAACCGGGCACAGAGCCGCCTTGCCGCTCTGGTGGTGAATGCCCTGCGGAACTGCGGTCTGCTCGACGCGTTCCGAGTGATCCCACCGACGCGGGTGGGGAAGCGGCCACAGGCGGCGTGACCTCTAGAAGCGCACTCTGCGACAAGGGGTGCTGTGCGTCGAGCAGGACGGAATTGTGACTAAGGGGCAACCGCGTTCTATCCACAGGCGCCCGAAAACGTCTGTTAAGAGGTAGCACTAGAGTTGGAGGTGTGGGTGGAGTGGACGCGCTCTGAAACACGGAGAGGAACCCTGGCGTCCCTGAGGGCGAGGTCTGCGGCATGAAAACCGCACATGCCGTGCACACCACCGCCAGGCGGAGTGGCGGCGGAGCATAGATACAGGCCGCGGCGTGGCGTGCGGTACGGCGAGGGCAGAGGGAGCGGCCGGGCCAGGAGCTGCCAGAGGGTCGCCTGTCCACCGTTCACGTCACCTCCCACGTAATTCGGGTTGTACGACTCGTACGCCAGGGCCGTGCGTTCAGAGCGGTGCAGGATGACGTCCCGGAAGCCGGGGGCATACCGTTCGATCTGCGCCTCGATCTGGGCGGTCATATTCCGATTCGAGCCGGGGGGGACATGACAGTACGCCCAGAGGGTGTGCTGGCCGGCTGGGGCTCGGCCCGGGTCGAACGGCGTGTGCTGCGCTGCCAGAACGAAGGGTCGGTCCGGATGGCGGCCGGCAGCAACCGACGCCTCGGCCTGCCGGATCTCCTCAAAGGTTCCGCCCAGATGAATGGTCCCGGCCTGCGCCACGGCCGGGTCACGCCACGGCACAGGTGCTCTCAGGGCGTAATCCACCTTGAATACCCCTGGGCCGTACCGGTAGCGACGCAAAACGCTCAGGTACCAGGCGGGCAGGTCCGTGCCGAGCAGATTGAGCAGTGGCCCAGGTCCGAGGTCGAGCAACGTGGCGCGTGCGGGCGGCAGGTCGCGCAGATTCCGGACGGGGTAGTCGGTGACGATCTCACCGCCCAGGGCCGTGAGGTGCCTCGCCAGGGCGTCCGACAGGGCCTGGGCGCCCCCCCGTGGAAAGGGCCACCCGTGGGTGTGGGCGACCAGGCCAAGCATCAGGGTGATGGCAGACGTGCCGGGGGCCGTCAGGGGGAGGACGGAGTGCCCGGCGAGTCCGGCGATCATGGCCCGCAGAGCGGTGTCCTGGAACGGACGCACAAGCGCCTCGGCACT
It contains:
- a CDS encoding phytoene desaturase family protein; translated protein: MNRADYDVVVVGSGPNGLSAAIRAAQAGLRVVVFESHATVGGGVRSAPLTLPGFTHDVCSAVHPMAAASPYFRTLPLEQHGLEWVHPAVPLAHPLEDRAALLHRDLDFTAAQFGPDAAKYRTLFRSLTRHAEHLMQDVMGPLPRIPRHPVTLARFGLKALQSAEALVRPFQDTALRAMIAGLAGHSVLPLTAPGTSAITLMLGLVAHTHGWPFPRGGAQALSDALARHLTALGGEIVTDYPVRNLRDLPPARATLLDLGPGPLLNLLGTDLPAWYLSVLRRYRYGPGVFKVDYALRAPVPWRDPAVAQAGTIHLGGTFEEIRQAEASVAAGRHPDRPFVLAAQHTPFDPGRAPAGQHTLWAYCHVPPGSNRNMTAQIEAQIERYAPGFRDVILHRSERTALAYESYNPNYVGGDVNGGQATLWQLLARPLPLPSPYRTPRRGLYLCSAATPPGGGVHGMCGFHAADLALRDARVPLRVSERVHSTHTSNSSATS